The proteins below come from a single Caulobacter flavus genomic window:
- a CDS encoding calcium-binding protein produces MASAKQTMFKAKLQYYQQRLQLTNLTPMQRSMYALAYTQAARNIADQSGLNSPWINGLGGLGGWNRVGASTFVVGQKLGTTGQPLYTIGSAPAGSRNSVYFDMAMDVFEDQGGHKTLYLTSPGAINELGQNEALQGGIMGYLNQWSNDPKGMRARIADTKAFIDANIDRILTYQNIEFVSYSIGVNEGSFAAAYVRLLAAQRGSSVVINNTMFAPYYAPGLVSAYGDYGLSIEAGKGKVVSHNTDGVTVPDTQRQGFLAKDAANYIVVPDAAVQINGQLYVVDPVRNHDLFFLIEHFVGRENGTVNTGPNQIAIFSIDKQGNITFLRNEDKATIKLREINLESKSEAELLRRYDEFNYNSGMIGSIVGSSIGSYLADGNEIKGIVYSSILGEVGERLALSLSGAVGANIDAAGKLTSAVQGSFAADVSARLQSATIGSISSMMTMALGEALGLDGFGAELFNTAGSTVSSKIISNLLDPNANIFDGFHTGEIFTANGAGTLMANALGSFLGAKLGAMVVQPQTQASMVLSSIGSAVGSYAAVQIAVQGGLYQLTALGNLVVPGIGAFVGFVIGALIGNLFGKKKPKIPSANAETVLQIPYARYELGAVTVTNNGNRSLVTSMATTARDTLNTLISMVAYTDTTAYVSNLNGVGTTQVYGHTASQIWVKINGVQKNFASADQAVEYGALTAIRNTKIVGGDIFAKRVIAKSPAGDLTALSGDLQIANDYRFYGDNRDLVNGFITGAYASLTQWEQDFYGHPPHKALIDKLHANGASALTTDETNFYNSYKTSIDKIIVALENQALANPWIITLQRISELGLDKWSASDFYGGLRGFLDSFDLKAHGTAYENVRITAQGNGAEIQSRLQTSDGLFSILPQSAAGPGDNDILNARFESGMQGWDMATWQVANPQRGVNLNADWSGSGNDVFWMHMPGTPAAGSVIDVRSALMVSSAGVTYESSVKAANHRGLAQMYVEFYDANMNQVGGAFMNGQGLEGGSWHGDLANYNTISGTATAPPGTAYRRMVLRLVATGGEVPFGFFTQPTSRAVDHRIASWEDQGEVLRIDDMSLVGYTVTNPGATTSGNDFIDQRLAVGGVTIDDTHSVWVEQYDYYWNGWDYEQVDNSYWSTGDGGDDIFVGGAGGDYLYGRSGWDWLDGRGGNDWLDGGDGNDTLIGGAGEDTLLGGAGDDYLAGGDGTDGLDGGAGNDVLVDSWGSEVLQGGDGDDTFLIAEDGTFNWFWGGYADPNSDPFGSDTISAERLGFGVAFDLDYRPPEWNGNPDATAGNPITRAAIVTNAATGAWVTSEGLLSIENATGSEFADRIYGTTGDNVLKGLDGADQLWGRDGNDTIEGGKGADSMAGEGGYDWLSYVGSSGGVFIDLSTGKAQGGDAEGDVFSGFEAVRGSKAADQLKGYDGGDNWLDGEAGDDWLVATTGADVFVGGEGKDFVDYSAATGAVSLNLGGYTATGVVNGYGYGGMAANQTYIGVEGVVGSAFADSIVGGEGDQTFIGGAGNDVLSGGGGADTYVINRGGGSDTVNEDNTGWNVISFGQDVKFSDLWGSTAGGASGWLDLGIRGDAQVRVVSNFGSYPTAGNNKVKSIDMGGASQLDIGAITFGVASNDASTTLVGSRDTADLILAMNGDDIVWGAASNHVESNGNVVVGGLGNDQIHTSNGDDQFGYDRGEGLDLIWDTGGEDTLALGASIAAEDVIYEVVGSDLYIGARNLSNTSQTASQVADRVQIVGGGVKYVTKDYYSGEVLYESLNTVEYVLAGGTSIDLRKLDITWTESVVYNYEYVYPIALDLNGDGLDLLTVEASSVVARTAGGGISKVGWVGPTDGFLAVDRDGDGAINRLSELSFVQDKPGATSDLEGLRTWDTNGDGLLDKNDRDFSRILLFVDANQNGRSTAKELRTLEEAGIAAINLGGVATGVSAEMVTESFVQNTISFIWADGRTGQGYDVALARRVLGSVGYDAGDYQAEWGGAAEDGELGQLANDPKAVALAARIKARKGLLDAIGASYDEVKAAAQLDFSDHDRIDAAIAKRWQAMNASEQARWLTEGQQASEKIKRISAQQSQLNDLNAAAQARQDVIERGHAQAGQAVTLTGLGEAGQGAAVSAASDLGVGFGAVGLGLSIAGGELLDAGPAYGGAAGQADAWWRQDAGGGLLGGGSLGARLAAMDAEPGRGLGQVASGAVDAELLQRQALLRQAMAGFGGQGGGAAVWTRDEARLAIPLAASAGLKAQPALSA; encoded by the coding sequence ATGGCCAGCGCAAAGCAGACCATGTTCAAGGCCAAGCTGCAGTACTATCAGCAGCGGCTGCAGCTCACCAATCTGACGCCGATGCAGCGCAGCATGTACGCTCTGGCCTACACCCAGGCGGCGCGAAACATCGCCGATCAGTCCGGCCTCAACAGTCCCTGGATCAACGGCCTGGGCGGCCTCGGCGGCTGGAACCGCGTGGGGGCATCCACCTTCGTGGTCGGCCAGAAGCTGGGGACCACCGGCCAGCCGCTCTACACCATTGGCAGCGCGCCGGCCGGATCGCGCAACTCTGTCTATTTCGACATGGCCATGGACGTCTTCGAGGATCAGGGCGGTCACAAGACGCTGTATCTGACGTCGCCGGGCGCCATCAACGAGCTCGGCCAGAACGAAGCCCTGCAGGGCGGCATCATGGGCTACCTGAACCAGTGGTCCAACGACCCCAAGGGGATGCGCGCCCGTATCGCCGACACCAAGGCGTTCATCGACGCCAACATCGACAGGATCCTGACCTACCAGAACATCGAGTTCGTCTCCTACTCGATCGGCGTGAACGAGGGCAGCTTCGCGGCCGCCTACGTTCGCCTGCTGGCCGCCCAGCGGGGCAGCAGCGTGGTGATCAACAACACCATGTTCGCCCCGTACTACGCGCCGGGCCTGGTCTCGGCCTATGGCGACTACGGGCTGAGCATAGAGGCCGGCAAGGGCAAGGTCGTATCGCACAACACCGATGGCGTGACCGTGCCCGACACCCAGCGCCAGGGCTTCCTCGCCAAGGACGCGGCGAACTACATCGTGGTTCCCGACGCCGCGGTGCAGATCAACGGGCAGCTCTACGTCGTCGATCCCGTCCGAAATCACGACCTGTTCTTCCTGATCGAGCACTTCGTCGGTCGCGAGAACGGGACCGTCAACACCGGCCCCAACCAGATCGCCATCTTCTCCATCGACAAGCAGGGGAACATCACGTTCCTGCGGAACGAGGACAAGGCGACGATCAAGCTCCGGGAGATCAACCTCGAGAGCAAGTCGGAAGCCGAGCTGCTGCGCCGCTACGACGAGTTCAACTACAACAGCGGGATGATCGGCTCGATCGTCGGCTCGTCGATCGGCAGCTACCTGGCCGACGGCAACGAGATCAAGGGCATCGTCTACTCCTCGATCCTGGGCGAGGTCGGCGAACGTCTGGCGCTGTCCCTGTCGGGCGCTGTCGGCGCGAACATCGACGCCGCCGGCAAGCTGACCTCGGCGGTCCAGGGCTCGTTCGCCGCCGATGTCTCGGCCAGGCTGCAGTCGGCGACGATCGGCTCGATCAGCTCGATGATGACCATGGCGCTGGGCGAGGCCCTGGGCCTCGACGGGTTCGGCGCGGAGCTCTTCAACACCGCCGGTTCGACGGTGAGCTCGAAGATCATCTCCAATCTTCTCGACCCGAACGCCAATATCTTCGACGGCTTCCATACGGGCGAGATCTTCACGGCCAACGGCGCGGGCACGCTGATGGCCAACGCGCTGGGCTCGTTCCTCGGCGCCAAGCTCGGCGCGATGGTCGTGCAGCCGCAGACCCAGGCCTCGATGGTGCTGTCGTCCATCGGTTCGGCCGTCGGTTCCTACGCGGCCGTCCAGATCGCGGTGCAGGGCGGCCTCTATCAGCTCACGGCGCTGGGCAACCTGGTGGTTCCGGGCATCGGCGCCTTCGTGGGCTTCGTGATCGGCGCGCTGATCGGCAACCTGTTCGGCAAGAAGAAGCCCAAGATCCCCAGCGCCAACGCCGAGACGGTGCTGCAGATACCCTATGCGCGCTACGAGCTCGGCGCGGTGACGGTGACCAACAACGGCAACCGCTCGCTGGTCACCTCGATGGCCACCACGGCGCGCGACACGCTGAACACCCTGATCAGCATGGTCGCTTACACCGACACGACGGCCTATGTGAGCAACCTCAACGGCGTCGGCACGACCCAGGTCTACGGTCACACGGCCAGCCAGATCTGGGTGAAGATCAACGGCGTTCAGAAGAACTTCGCCTCGGCCGACCAGGCGGTCGAGTACGGCGCGCTGACGGCGATCCGCAACACCAAGATCGTCGGCGGCGACATCTTCGCCAAGCGGGTCATCGCCAAGTCGCCGGCAGGAGACCTGACCGCGCTTTCCGGCGATCTGCAGATCGCCAACGACTATCGCTTCTACGGCGACAACCGCGACCTGGTGAACGGCTTCATCACCGGCGCCTACGCCAGCCTGACCCAGTGGGAGCAGGACTTCTACGGCCACCCGCCGCACAAGGCGCTGATCGACAAGCTGCACGCCAACGGCGCGTCGGCCCTGACGACCGACGAAACCAACTTCTACAACAGCTACAAGACGTCGATCGACAAGATCATCGTCGCCCTCGAGAACCAGGCCCTCGCCAATCCCTGGATCATCACGCTGCAGCGGATCAGCGAGCTGGGCCTCGACAAGTGGTCGGCCTCGGACTTCTACGGCGGCCTGCGCGGCTTCCTCGACAGCTTCGACCTGAAGGCCCACGGCACGGCCTACGAGAACGTCCGCATCACTGCGCAAGGGAACGGCGCGGAGATCCAGTCGCGCCTCCAGACCAGCGACGGCCTGTTCTCGATCCTGCCGCAGTCGGCGGCGGGGCCCGGCGACAACGACATCCTCAACGCCCGCTTCGAGAGCGGCATGCAGGGCTGGGACATGGCGACCTGGCAGGTGGCCAATCCCCAGCGCGGCGTGAACCTGAACGCCGACTGGTCGGGCAGCGGCAACGACGTGTTCTGGATGCACATGCCCGGCACGCCGGCCGCCGGCTCGGTCATCGACGTGCGCTCGGCGCTGATGGTGTCGAGCGCGGGTGTCACCTACGAGTCGTCGGTCAAGGCCGCCAACCATCGCGGCCTAGCCCAGATGTACGTCGAGTTCTACGACGCCAACATGAACCAGGTGGGCGGGGCGTTCATGAACGGCCAGGGCCTGGAAGGCGGCTCCTGGCACGGCGATCTCGCCAACTACAACACCATCAGCGGCACGGCGACCGCGCCTCCGGGCACGGCCTATCGGCGGATGGTGCTGCGCCTGGTCGCCACTGGCGGAGAGGTTCCGTTCGGCTTCTTCACACAGCCGACCTCGCGCGCGGTGGATCACCGCATAGCCTCGTGGGAGGACCAGGGCGAGGTGCTGCGGATCGATGACATGTCGCTGGTCGGCTACACCGTCACCAATCCCGGCGCGACGACCTCGGGCAACGACTTCATCGACCAGCGCCTGGCCGTCGGCGGCGTGACCATCGACGACACCCATTCGGTCTGGGTCGAGCAGTACGACTACTACTGGAACGGCTGGGACTACGAGCAGGTCGACAACTCCTACTGGTCGACCGGCGACGGCGGCGACGACATCTTCGTCGGCGGCGCGGGCGGGGACTACCTGTACGGCCGCAGCGGCTGGGACTGGCTGGACGGCCGGGGCGGCAACGACTGGCTGGACGGCGGCGACGGCAACGACACGCTGATCGGCGGCGCGGGCGAGGACACCCTGCTCGGCGGCGCGGGCGACGATTACCTGGCCGGCGGCGACGGGACCGATGGTCTCGACGGCGGCGCCGGCAATGACGTCCTGGTCGACAGCTGGGGTTCGGAAGTCCTGCAGGGCGGCGACGGCGACGACACCTTCCTGATCGCCGAAGACGGCACCTTCAACTGGTTCTGGGGCGGCTATGCCGATCCCAACAGCGACCCCTTCGGCAGCGACACCATCAGCGCCGAGCGCCTGGGCTTCGGCGTGGCCTTCGACCTGGACTACCGTCCGCCCGAATGGAACGGCAACCCTGACGCCACGGCGGGCAATCCGATCACCCGCGCGGCGATCGTCACCAACGCCGCCACCGGCGCATGGGTGACGAGCGAGGGCCTGCTCAGCATCGAGAACGCCACCGGCTCGGAGTTCGCCGATCGGATCTACGGCACGACGGGCGACAACGTCCTCAAGGGCCTGGACGGCGCCGACCAGCTGTGGGGCCGCGACGGCAACGACACCATCGAGGGCGGCAAGGGCGCCGACAGCATGGCGGGCGAAGGCGGCTATGACTGGCTCAGCTACGTCGGATCCTCAGGGGGTGTCTTCATCGATCTTTCCACCGGCAAGGCGCAGGGCGGCGACGCCGAGGGCGACGTGTTCTCGGGCTTCGAGGCCGTGCGCGGCTCCAAGGCCGCCGACCAGCTGAAGGGCTACGACGGCGGCGACAACTGGCTCGACGGCGAGGCCGGCGACGACTGGCTGGTGGCGACCACCGGCGCGGACGTCTTCGTCGGCGGCGAGGGCAAGGACTTCGTCGACTATTCGGCCGCGACCGGCGCGGTGTCCCTGAACCTCGGCGGCTACACGGCGACCGGCGTCGTCAACGGCTACGGCTATGGCGGCATGGCCGCCAACCAGACCTATATCGGCGTCGAGGGCGTGGTCGGCTCGGCCTTCGCCGACTCGATCGTGGGGGGCGAGGGCGACCAGACCTTCATCGGCGGCGCGGGCAACGACGTGCTCAGCGGCGGCGGCGGCGCCGACACCTATGTGATCAACCGCGGCGGCGGGTCCGACACGGTCAACGAAGACAACACCGGCTGGAACGTCATCTCGTTCGGGCAGGACGTGAAGTTCTCGGACCTCTGGGGGAGCACGGCCGGCGGCGCCAGCGGCTGGCTGGACCTGGGCATTCGTGGCGACGCCCAGGTGCGGGTGGTGTCCAACTTCGGGTCCTATCCCACCGCGGGCAACAACAAGGTCAAGTCCATCGACATGGGCGGGGCCTCGCAGCTCGACATCGGGGCCATCACCTTCGGCGTGGCCAGCAACGACGCATCGACTACGCTGGTCGGCAGCCGCGACACCGCCGACCTCATCCTGGCGATGAATGGCGACGACATCGTCTGGGGCGCGGCGAGCAATCACGTCGAGAGCAACGGCAACGTCGTCGTCGGCGGATTGGGCAACGACCAGATTCACACCTCCAACGGCGACGATCAGTTCGGCTACGATCGCGGCGAGGGCCTGGACCTGATCTGGGACACCGGCGGCGAGGACACCCTCGCGCTGGGCGCGAGCATCGCGGCGGAGGACGTGATCTACGAAGTCGTGGGGTCTGACCTCTATATCGGGGCCAGGAACCTCTCCAACACCAGCCAGACGGCCAGCCAGGTCGCCGACCGGGTGCAAATCGTCGGCGGCGGCGTCAAGTACGTCACCAAGGACTACTATTCGGGCGAAGTCCTGTACGAGAGCCTGAACACCGTCGAATACGTGCTGGCCGGCGGGACCTCGATCGACCTGCGCAAGCTGGACATCACGTGGACCGAGAGCGTCGTCTACAACTACGAATACGTCTATCCCATCGCCCTTGATCTCAATGGCGACGGCCTGGACCTGCTGACGGTCGAGGCGTCCAGCGTGGTGGCCAGGACGGCGGGCGGCGGGATCTCCAAGGTGGGCTGGGTCGGCCCGACCGACGGCTTCCTGGCCGTGGACCGCGACGGCGACGGGGCGATCAACAGGCTGTCGGAGCTGTCGTTCGTGCAGGACAAGCCGGGCGCGACCAGCGACCTGGAAGGCCTGCGCACCTGGGACACCAACGGCGACGGCCTGCTCGACAAGAACGACAGGGACTTCTCCAGAATCCTGCTGTTCGTCGACGCCAACCAGAACGGCCGCTCGACCGCCAAGGAGCTGCGCACCCTGGAAGAGGCCGGCATCGCGGCCATCAACCTGGGCGGCGTGGCCACCGGCGTCTCCGCCGAGATGGTCACCGAAAGCTTCGTGCAGAACACGATCAGCTTCATCTGGGCCGACGGCCGCACGGGCCAGGGCTACGACGTGGCGCTGGCGCGACGGGTGCTGGGCTCGGTGGGCTACGACGCGGGCGACTACCAGGCCGAGTGGGGCGGCGCCGCCGAGGATGGCGAGCTGGGCCAGCTGGCCAATGATCCCAAGGCGGTCGCCCTGGCCGCGCGGATCAAGGCCAGGAAGGGCCTGCTCGACGCCATCGGCGCCAGCTACGACGAGGTCAAGGCCGCCGCCCAGCTGGACTTCAGCGACCACGATCGCATCGACGCCGCGATCGCCAAGCGCTGGCAGGCCATGAACGCCTCCGAGCAGGCCCGCTGGCTGACCGAAGGCCAGCAGGCCTCCGAGAAGATCAAGCGCATCTCGGCTCAGCAGTCCCAGCTCAACGACCTCAACGCCGCCGCGCAGGCTCGTCAGGACGTGATCGAGCGCGGCCATGCTCAGGCCGGTCAGGCGGTCACCCTGACCGGCCTTGGCGAGGCCGGGCAGGGCGCGGCGGTTTCCGCCGCCTCGGACCTGGGCGTGGGCTTCGGGGCCGTGGGCCTTGGGCTGTCGATCGCCGGCGGCGAGCTTCTGGACGCCGGTCCGGCCTATGGCGGCGCGGCCGGCCAGGCCGACGCCTGGTGGCGCCAGGACGCCGGCGGCGGCCTGCTGGGCGGCGGCTCGCTGGGCGCGCGCCTGGCGGCCATGGACGCCGAGCCGGGCCGGGGCCTCGGCCAGGTCGCTTCGGGCGCGGTGGACGCTGAGCTCCTGCAGCGCCAGGCCCTGCTGCGCCAGGCCATGGCCGGCTTCGGCGGCCAGGGCGGCGGCGCGGCGGTCTGGACCCGCGACGAGGCGAGGCTGGCGATCCCGCTGGCCGCCTCGGCCGGCCTCAAGGCCCAGCCCGCCCTGAGCGCCTAG
- a CDS encoding acyltransferase family protein: protein MQYRKDIDGLRAVAVLPVVAFHAGFNQLPGGFVGVDVFFVISGYLITGNIFAELSRGDFSLLRFYERRVRRIGPALLAVLAVTTALAYFTLLPGEMLEYARSLIASVFSASNVFFWTQAGYFDSDSSTKLLLHTWSLSVEEQFYIVFPLLLSFLLRVFPSRLKPIIWGLMALSFASALASVALAPSAAFYLPHNRAWELMVGSVLALGMVPKIRSPWLRETAALLGLAMIGAAVLLYREQMPFPGAAALLPCLGAALVIAAGETGPTLMGRLLSWRPVVFIGLISYSLYLWHWPVMVGAQMNSFLFGGAPPMAIKIGTVLVSIVLATISWWFIERPFRVGPLKLPRKALFQLAGVAATVLVAVGVAGQVDHGLSYRYSPRVQQIADLLTDKSHRQMREGTCFLPSGSTVDDFDMACVRQDPGRRDYLLIGDSHAAHLWYGLAKAMPTVNVMQATASGCKPTLTHPGSAEERCVALMDRMFDDYLPAHKVDTVVLAARWKRDDLPRLEATLSRLRAQGLDVIVFGPIIEYRSPLPRLLAVSDRMHDPDFVDEQRIDVSAVDRAIGKLARQKGARYVSLASAMCPAGHCLEVDGKGYPVQFDYGHLTGSGSEILARRVVAKYPTLSQGPIAAAPVAASAAGA from the coding sequence ATGCAGTACCGCAAGGACATCGACGGCCTGCGCGCCGTGGCCGTGCTGCCGGTGGTGGCCTTCCACGCCGGCTTCAACCAACTGCCCGGCGGCTTCGTCGGCGTCGACGTGTTCTTCGTCATCTCCGGCTACCTGATCACCGGCAACATCTTCGCCGAACTGAGCCGGGGCGACTTCTCGCTGCTGCGGTTCTACGAGCGGCGGGTCCGGCGCATCGGCCCGGCCCTGCTGGCCGTGCTGGCCGTGACCACGGCCCTGGCCTATTTCACCCTGCTGCCCGGCGAGATGCTGGAATACGCCCGCAGTCTGATCGCCTCGGTGTTCTCGGCCTCGAACGTCTTCTTCTGGACCCAGGCCGGCTACTTCGACTCCGACTCCTCGACCAAGCTGCTGCTGCACACCTGGTCGCTGTCGGTGGAGGAGCAGTTCTACATCGTCTTCCCGCTGCTGCTGTCGTTCCTGCTGCGGGTGTTCCCCAGCCGGCTGAAGCCGATCATCTGGGGCCTGATGGCGCTCTCGTTCGCCAGCGCCCTGGCCAGCGTGGCCCTGGCGCCCAGCGCGGCCTTCTACCTGCCGCACAACCGCGCCTGGGAGCTGATGGTCGGCTCGGTGCTGGCGCTGGGCATGGTTCCCAAGATCCGCAGCCCCTGGCTGCGCGAGACGGCCGCCCTCTTGGGCCTGGCGATGATCGGCGCGGCGGTGCTGCTGTATCGCGAGCAGATGCCGTTCCCCGGCGCGGCCGCCCTGCTGCCCTGCCTCGGCGCGGCCCTGGTGATCGCGGCCGGCGAGACCGGGCCGACGCTGATGGGCCGCCTGCTGTCGTGGCGGCCGGTGGTGTTCATCGGCCTGATCTCCTACTCGCTGTACCTGTGGCACTGGCCGGTGATGGTCGGCGCCCAGATGAACAGCTTCCTGTTCGGCGGCGCCCCGCCCATGGCGATCAAGATCGGCACGGTGCTGGTCTCGATCGTGCTGGCGACGATCTCCTGGTGGTTCATCGAGCGGCCGTTCCGCGTCGGTCCGCTGAAGCTGCCGCGCAAGGCGCTGTTCCAGCTGGCCGGCGTCGCCGCGACCGTGCTGGTCGCCGTCGGCGTCGCCGGCCAGGTCGACCACGGCCTGTCCTACCGCTACTCGCCGCGCGTCCAGCAGATCGCCGACCTGCTGACCGACAAGAGCCACCGCCAGATGCGCGAGGGCACCTGCTTCCTGCCGTCGGGCTCGACCGTCGACGACTTCGACATGGCCTGCGTGCGGCAGGACCCGGGGCGCCGCGACTACCTGCTGATCGGCGACAGCCACGCCGCCCACCTGTGGTACGGCCTGGCCAAGGCCATGCCGACGGTGAACGTGATGCAGGCCACCGCCTCGGGCTGCAAGCCGACCCTGACCCACCCCGGCTCGGCCGAGGAGCGCTGCGTGGCGCTGATGGACCGGATGTTCGACGACTACCTGCCGGCCCACAAGGTCGACACCGTCGTGCTGGCCGCCCGCTGGAAGCGCGACGACCTGCCCCGCCTGGAAGCCACCCTGTCGCGCCTGCGCGCCCAGGGCCTGGACGTCATCGTGTTCGGCCCGATCATCGAGTACCGCTCGCCCCTGCCCCGCCTGCTGGCGGTCTCGGACCGCATGCACGACCCCGACTTCGTCGACGAGCAGCGGATCGACGTCAGCGCCGTGGATCGCGCGATCGGCAAGCTGGCCCGCCAGAAGGGCGCCCGCTACGTGTCGCTGGCCTCGGCCATGTGCCCGGCCGGCCATTGCCTGGAGGTCGACGGCAAGGGCTATCCCGTGCAGTTCGACTACGGCCACCTGACCGGCAGCGGCTCGGAGATCCTGGCCCGGCGCGTGGTGGCCAAGTATCCGACGCTCAGCCAGGGCCCGATCGCCGCCGCCCCGGTCGCGGCGAGCGCCGCGGGGGCCTGA
- a CDS encoding type I secretion system permease/ATPase: protein MRAESDEGLECLVLLLGFHQIGADPQQLRHALGKGAPADSGDLVRLARRMGAKSKLTRLPVRRVEDAPLPVIARGKAGDFFILARAQGGEVLVQWPGQPPKSLSMDDLLAIWDGEAVLVTSRSEVPGGGKFDVTWFIPALVKYRGLLGEVLAASLTLQLFALATPLIFQVVIDKVLVHRGLTTLDVLAIGLGAVIVMETLLGGLRAALFTHTTSRVDVELGARLYRHLLALPMAYFESRRVGDTIARVRELETIREFLTSSSVTLVIDLLFTLIFLVVMWFYSPWLMLIVLIAICLYALTAGLITGPLRRRIEERFQRGAESQAFLVESVAGMQTLKAAAVEPQMQTRWERLLAGYVGAGFRAARLNIWGGQAIQLINKASTVLVLYVGARLALTGHMTVGELVAFNMLAGRVAEPVLRLAGLWQQFQEARVGIARLGDVLNSPTEAQFSPSRAALPRIEGRIAFDDVTFRYKPGGREAIRRVSLTVEPGEVIGVVGPSGSGKSTLTKLVQRLYVPESGRVMVDGVDLAQVDPAWLRRQVGVVLQENLLFNRSVRENIALADPSLSMEAVTNAAAMAGAHDFILELPEGYDTVLEERGANLSGGQRQRIAIARALITNPRILILDEATSALDAESEAILQANMRKIVRGRTVIVIAHRLSAIRVASRILTMENGQVTETGDHETLMAAGGRYAQLWRAQMHGHQGVEA, encoded by the coding sequence GTGCGTGCGGAGTCGGACGAGGGCTTGGAGTGCCTCGTCCTGTTGCTCGGCTTCCATCAGATCGGGGCTGATCCCCAGCAGCTGAGGCATGCCCTGGGCAAGGGCGCGCCGGCCGACTCCGGCGATCTCGTCCGGCTCGCCCGCCGGATGGGCGCCAAGTCCAAGCTCACGCGATTGCCCGTACGCCGCGTCGAGGACGCGCCCCTGCCGGTGATCGCCAGGGGCAAGGCCGGCGACTTCTTCATCCTGGCCCGCGCGCAAGGCGGCGAGGTGCTGGTGCAGTGGCCCGGCCAGCCGCCCAAGTCGCTGTCGATGGACGACCTGCTGGCGATCTGGGACGGCGAGGCCGTTCTGGTGACCTCGCGCTCGGAGGTCCCGGGCGGCGGCAAGTTCGACGTCACCTGGTTCATCCCGGCCCTGGTCAAGTATCGCGGCCTGCTGGGCGAGGTGCTGGCCGCCTCGCTGACGCTGCAGCTCTTCGCCCTGGCCACGCCGCTGATCTTCCAGGTGGTGATCGACAAGGTGCTGGTGCACCGGGGCCTGACCACGCTGGACGTGCTGGCCATCGGCCTGGGCGCGGTGATCGTGATGGAGACCCTGCTGGGCGGCCTGCGCGCGGCGCTGTTCACCCACACCACCAGCCGCGTCGACGTCGAGCTGGGCGCGCGGCTCTACCGCCACCTGCTGGCCCTGCCCATGGCCTATTTCGAGAGCCGGCGGGTGGGCGACACCATCGCCCGGGTGCGCGAGCTGGAGACCATCCGCGAGTTCCTGACCTCGTCGTCGGTCACCCTGGTCATCGACCTGCTCTTCACCCTGATCTTCCTCGTGGTGATGTGGTTCTACTCGCCGTGGCTGATGCTGATCGTGCTGATCGCGATCTGCCTTTACGCGCTGACGGCGGGCCTGATCACCGGTCCGCTGCGCCGCCGCATCGAGGAGCGCTTCCAGCGCGGCGCCGAGAGCCAGGCCTTCCTAGTCGAGAGCGTGGCGGGCATGCAGACCCTGAAGGCCGCCGCCGTCGAGCCGCAGATGCAGACCCGATGGGAGCGGCTGCTGGCCGGCTATGTCGGGGCCGGCTTCCGCGCCGCGCGCCTGAACATCTGGGGCGGGCAGGCGATCCAGCTGATCAACAAGGCCTCGACCGTGCTGGTGCTCTATGTCGGCGCGCGCCTGGCCCTGACCGGCCACATGACCGTCGGCGAACTGGTGGCCTTCAACATGCTGGCGGGCCGGGTGGCCGAGCCGGTCCTGCGCCTGGCGGGCCTCTGGCAGCAGTTCCAGGAGGCCAGGGTCGGCATCGCGCGGCTGGGCGACGTGCTCAACAGTCCGACCGAGGCCCAGTTCTCGCCCTCGCGCGCGGCGCTGCCGCGCATCGAGGGGCGCATCGCCTTCGACGACGTCACCTTCCGCTACAAGCCCGGCGGCCGCGAGGCCATCCGTCGCGTCAGCCTGACCGTCGAGCCGGGCGAGGTGATCGGCGTGGTCGGGCCGTCGGGCTCGGGCAAGTCGACCCTGACCAAGCTGGTCCAGCGTCTCTACGTGCCCGAAAGCGGCCGGGTCATGGTCGACGGCGTCGACCTGGCCCAGGTCGATCCGGCCTGGCTGCGCCGGCAGGTCGGCGTGGTCCTGCAGGAGAACCTGCTGTTCAACCGTTCGGTGCGCGAGAACATCGCCCTGGCCGATCCGTCGCTGTCGATGGAGGCGGTGACGAACGCCGCCGCGATGGCCGGCGCCCACGACTTCATCCTGGAGCTGCCCGAGGGCTACGACACCGTGCTCGAGGAGCGCGGCGCCAATCTTTCCGGCGGCCAGCGCCAGCGGATCGCCATCGCTCGCGCCCTGATCACCAACCCCAGGATCCTGATCCTCGACGAGGCCACAAGCGCGCTGGACGCCGAGAGCGAGGCCATCCTGCAGGCCAACATGCGCAAGATCGTCCGGGGCCGGACCGTCATCGTGATCGCCCACCGCCTCAGCGCCATCCGCGTGGCCAGCCGCATCCTGACCATGGAGAACGGCCAGGTCACCGAGACCGGCGACCACGAGACGCTGATGGCCGCCGGCGGGCGCTACGCCCAGCTCTGGCGGGCCCAGATGCACGGCCATCAGGGTGTCGAGGCATGA